The Brachionichthys hirsutus isolate HB-005 chromosome 1, CSIRO-AGI_Bhir_v1, whole genome shotgun sequence genome has a window encoding:
- the pdcd5 gene encoding programmed cell death protein 5: MAEDELAAIRRRRVAELQAQNEDAPNNQQAEEKQRENEMKNSILAQVLDQSARARLSNLALVKPDKASSVENYLIQMARMGQLGGKISEPGLIEILEQVSQQTEKKTTVKFNRRKVMDSDDEDD, translated from the exons ATGGCTGAGGACGAATTGGCGGCGATTAGGCGGCGAAGGGTGGCGGAACTCCAGGCGCAGAACGAG GATGCTCCAAATAATCAGCAAGCGGAGGAGAAACAAAG agaaaatgaaatgaagaactCTATATTGGCTCAAGTTCTTGACCAGTCTGCCCGTGCTAGAT taaGCAATCTTGCCCTGGTGAAGCCAGACAAGGCCAGCAGTGTTGAAAACTATCTCATTCAAATGGCTCGCATGGGACAGTTGGGGGGAAAG ATTTCAGAGCCGGGCTTGATTGAGATTCTTGAACAAGTCAGtcaacaaacagaaaagaaaacaactgtCAAA TTCAACAGACGGAAGGTGATGGACtcagatgatgaggatgattaA
- the cyba gene encoding cytochrome b-245 light chain, giving the protein MGKIEWAMWANEQALASGLILLTGGIVGVAGQFRGWQIAAYAVAAGVFVCLLEYPRSKKAKGTSVQRPAQYCFTICVKAFGPLTRNYYIRAGLHAAICVPGAFMLATVLGCVCLGIASLIYLVAAIRGEHWEPNVPVKEIRQPVAQSIKNPPQNPPPRPPAEMRRKRVDDLEGEAYDNPIPVTD; this is encoded by the exons ATGGGGAAAATCGAGTGGGCGATGTGGGCCAACGAGCAAGCTCTGGCTTCAGGACTCA TTCTTCTCACTGGAGGCATTGTGGGGGTGGCTGGACAGTTCAGAGGATGGCAGATTGCTGCCTATGCAGT CGCTGCTGGGGTGTTCGTGTGTCTACTTGAGTATCCCCGGAGCAAGAAGGCCAAGGGCACGAGTGTGCAGAGACC GGCCCAGTACTGCTTCACTATTTGCGTAAAGGCATTCGGTCCACTGACGAGGAACTATTATATTAGAGCAGGTTTACATGCAGC CATCTGTGTTCCTGGAGCTTTCATGCTTGCCACTGTCCTTGGATGCGTCTGCCTAGGCATTGCCAGTCTCATCTACCTTGTG GCAGCTATCCGGGGTGAACACTGGGAGCCCAATGTTCCAGTGAAGGAAATCCGACAGCCAGTTGCACAAAGCATCAAGAATCCTCCTCAGAACCCGCCTCCAAGACCTCCTGCAGAGATGCGCAGAAAACGGGTCGATGACCTGGAGGGAGAAGCCTATGACAACCCCATCCCTGTCACTGATTAA
- the mvda gene encoding diphosphomevalonate decarboxylase, protein MDKLNVVTCSAPVNIAVIKYWGKRHEELILPINSSLSVTLHQDQMKTTTTVATSRSFLEDRIWLNGVEEDVTHPRLQSCLREIRRLARKRRNDCDPNLDSTSLSHKVHICSVNNFPTAAGLASSAAGFACLVYTLAQVFGVEAELSGIARQGSGSACRSLYGGFVRWIMGQKEDGMDSLAQQVEPETHWPELRILVLVVSADKKAVGSTSGMQTSVQTSCLLKHRAESVVPERMVEMTAAIRRKDFAAFAELTMKDSNQFHATCLDTYPPIFYLNHVSQKVISLVHRYNRHYGETRACYTFDAGPNAVIFTLQQHLPEFVQVVHNFFPPETNGGRFVQGLLVGHVALSEELKQAIDLEPTPKGISYIISTKAGPGPCVVDDPTQQLLGSDGLPNINCLMPCSPGITKIK, encoded by the exons ATGGACAAGCTAAACGTAGTTACGTGTTCGGCTCCTGTGAACATAGCCGTCATCAAATACT GGGGGAAGAGACATGAAGAATTAATTCTGCCTATTAACTCATCTTTGAGTGTCACATTGCATCAAGACCAG ATGAAAACAACCACAACAGTCGCAACCAGCAGATCATTTCTCGAAGATCGAATATGGCTCAATGGCGTAGAAGAGGACGTAACCCATCCAAGACTACAATCCTGTCTGAGAGAGA TCCGACGATTagcaaggaagagacgtaatgATTGTGACCCCAATTTGGATTCGACCAGCTTGTCTCACAAAGTCCACATCTGTTCCGTCAACAACTTTCCCACTGCTGCTGGCCTTGCTTCTTCAGCTGCTGGATTTGCTTGTCTcg TTTACACGCTGGCCCAGGTTTTCGGCGTAGAAGCGGAGTTGTCTGGCATTGCTCGGCAGGGTTCGGGCAGCGCTTGCCGGAGTCTGTATGGAGGGTTTGTCCGGTGGATCATGGGACAGAAAGAGGATGGCATGGACAGCCTGGCCCAACAGGTGGAGCCAGAGACTCACTGGCCTGAGCTCAGAATCCTTGTCCTTGTG GTTAGTGCTGACAAAAAAGCAGTAGGAAGCACCTCTGGAATGCAAACCAGCGTACAAACAAGCTGCCTCTTGAAG CATCGTGCCGAGTCTGTTGTCCCAGAACGAATGGTAGAAATGACTGCGGCAATACGGAGAAAGGACTTTGCTGCATTTGCTGAACTAACCATGAAGGACAGTAACCAGTTTCATGCCACCTGCCTTGACACGTATCCTCCCATCTTCTACCTTAACCATGTGTCTCAAAAGGTTATCAGTTTGGTGCATCGGTATAACCGACACTATGGCGAGACGAGG GCGTGTTACACTTTTGACGCAGGACCCAATGCTGTGATCTTcactctgcagcagcatcttccTGAGTTTGTTCAGGTGGTTCATAACTTCTTCCCCCCAGAGACCAACGGAGGACG GTTTGTTCAGGGTCTTCTAGTTGGCCATGTTGCTCTCTCTGAGGAGCTGAAACAGGCTATCGACCTAGAGCCAACGCCAAAGGGAATAAGCTATATTATTAGCACCAAG GCTGGACCGGGCCCTTGCGTTGTGGACGATCCCACTCAGCAACTACTCGGATCTGATGGTTTGCCTAACATAAACTGCCTGATGCCCTGCAGCCCTGGAATAACAAAGATTAAATGA